Proteins co-encoded in one Gehongia tenuis genomic window:
- a CDS encoding M20 family metallo-hydrolase, with the protein MKIAVDRVREGLEDLARFGGTPGEGVSRLVFSPADLLGRAYVKERMKGAGLNVSEDAIGNIFGTLPGTEPELAPVWTGSHIDTVLRGGRFDGMAGTIGAIEALRAIGEAGAPHRRTLTAVAYTGEEPSVFGIGCLGSRAMAGVLDLETAKAVKNEAGKSLYDTLAELGYDVDRLDAVRRKPGDVYAAIEMHIEQGPKLERSGCRLGVVTDISAPAYFNVWVEGLQSHAGGTSMADRRDAFAATAEISMVLERLVKEAKSVYATGTIGRVDVTPNALNVIPGRVHFTIDIRNTSDGSTGEILAALSEEMKRIERERGVKVRMQTINRDLPVHCEDGMQDLLAGICERRGIPFKRLISGAFHDSMFVGAFAPISMLFLPSRDGVSHCPEEWTSYEDVALGAEVLAEALLVKANE; encoded by the coding sequence AAATTGCTGTGGATCGGGTCCGGGAGGGCTTGGAGGATCTGGCCCGCTTTGGCGGAACGCCCGGTGAGGGTGTGAGCCGGCTGGTCTTTTCGCCCGCGGACCTCTTGGGCCGGGCGTACGTCAAGGAGCGCATGAAGGGCGCGGGGCTTAACGTGAGCGAGGACGCCATCGGCAACATATTCGGCACGCTGCCCGGCACTGAACCGGAGCTGGCGCCGGTTTGGACCGGCTCCCATATCGATACCGTGCTTCGGGGCGGCCGCTTTGACGGCATGGCGGGCACCATCGGCGCCATCGAGGCGCTGAGGGCCATCGGTGAAGCGGGCGCGCCCCACCGGCGCACCCTGACGGCGGTGGCTTACACCGGCGAGGAGCCCTCGGTTTTCGGCATCGGGTGCCTGGGCAGCCGGGCCATGGCCGGGGTGCTGGACCTTGAGACGGCGAAGGCGGTGAAGAACGAGGCGGGGAAGAGCCTCTACGATACCCTGGCGGAGCTGGGCTACGATGTGGACCGTCTTGACGCGGTCCGCCGGAAGCCCGGCGATGTGTATGCCGCCATCGAGATGCACATCGAGCAGGGCCCGAAGCTTGAAAGGAGCGGCTGCCGCCTCGGCGTGGTCACCGATATCTCAGCGCCCGCCTACTTCAACGTGTGGGTGGAGGGCCTGCAGTCCCATGCCGGAGGCACATCCATGGCGGACCGGCGGGACGCCTTCGCAGCCACGGCGGAGATCAGCATGGTCTTGGAGCGGCTGGTGAAGGAGGCGAAAAGCGTCTATGCCACCGGTACCATCGGCAGGGTGGACGTGACCCCGAACGCCCTCAACGTGATCCCCGGCCGGGTTCATTTCACCATTGATATCCGAAACACCAGCGACGGCTCCACCGGCGAGATTCTGGCCGCGCTCTCGGAGGAGATGAAGCGCATCGAGCGGGAGCGGGGGGTCAAAGTGCGCATGCAGACCATCAACCGGGATCTTCCCGTCCACTGCGAGGATGGGATGCAGGACCTTCTTGCCGGGATCTGCGAAAGGCGGGGCATCCCCTTTAAGCGGCTGATCAGCGGCGCCTTCCACGATTCCATGTTTGTGGGCGCCTTCGCGCCGATATCCATGCTTTTTCTGCCCAGCAGGGACGGCGTCAGCCACTGCCCCGAGGAATGGACGAGCTACGAGGACGTGGCTTTGGGCGCGGAGGTGCTGGCAGAGGCCCTTCTGGTTAAGGCCAACGAATAG
- a CDS encoding manganese catalase family protein, producing MGADELAHLEMIGTMVRQLTRNLTPEELEAQGLAPYYIDRGSDVYAANAQGAPFTAAYFAAKGDPLANILEDMAADGATVQEQH from the coding sequence ATTGGCGCCGACGAATTGGCTCATTTGGAAATGATCGGCACCATGGTCCGTCAGCTCACCCGCAACCTCACGCCGGAGGAGCTGGAGGCCCAGGGCCTTGCCCCCTACTATATCGACCGCGGTTCGGATGTGTATGCGGCCAACGCCCAGGGCGCGCCTTTCACGGCGGCCTATTTTGCGGCCAAGGGCGACCCGCTGGCCAATATCCTGGAGGATATGGCGGCGGATGGTGCAACTGTGCAAGAACAACATTGA
- a CDS encoding recombinase family protein, with protein sequence MINKSRVAIYCRLSEEDRNKQSETDDSNSIQNQKSMLLQYSLEQGWEVYNIYSDDDYTGSDRRRPEFNKLLNDAKDRKFDIVLCKTQSRFTRELELVEKYIHGLFPIWGIRFISIVDNADTANKGNKKSRQINGLVNEWYLEDMSENIKSVLTDRRKNGHHIGAFALYGYKKDPDVKGHLIIDEEAAKVVREVFTLFSQGYGKTAIARMLNDRGIPNPTEYKRLHGLRWRTPQGKNSTLWKYYAISDMLVNEIYIGNMVQGKYGSVSYKTKQNKPRPKSEWYIVEGTHEPIIDRELWDKVQALIAQKAKPFTVGTIGLFAKKARCMNCGYVMRSNKQADGRRYLGCSSRHVSKDACIGSFISVPKLEQAVITEINKLSAAYLDMDELEQNVTFNSDVKGKQNALKEEIAAYQSKIAEYTKGIRELYLDKVKGILSEQDYLDLSKDFSTQKERLEKLVIDTQKQLDVIERKIQAGDNKRQLIEQYTNLEHLDREIVEKLIDYILVGKKDPVTKEVPIEIHWNF encoded by the coding sequence ATGATAAATAAGTCAAGGGTTGCTATATATTGCCGCTTATCAGAAGAAGATAGAAACAAACAATCAGAAACAGACGACAGTAACAGTATTCAAAATCAAAAGTCTATGCTGCTTCAATATTCTTTAGAACAAGGGTGGGAAGTCTACAACATTTACAGTGATGATGATTACACTGGTTCTGACCGACGACGACCAGAGTTCAACAAGTTATTGAATGACGCAAAAGACCGTAAATTTGATATTGTCTTATGTAAGACTCAATCCAGATTTACCAGAGAACTTGAATTGGTGGAAAAATATATCCACGGTCTATTTCCTATCTGGGGTATCCGTTTCATCAGTATTGTAGATAATGCGGACACTGCCAACAAAGGGAATAAGAAATCAAGACAGATTAACGGTCTGGTGAATGAATGGTACTTAGAGGATATGTCGGAGAATATCAAGAGCGTGCTGACAGACCGAAGAAAAAACGGTCACCATATTGGAGCGTTCGCACTTTACGGTTACAAAAAAGACCCCGACGTAAAGGGGCATTTGATTATTGATGAAGAAGCTGCAAAAGTTGTCAGAGAAGTTTTTACACTGTTTTCGCAAGGTTATGGAAAAACCGCTATTGCACGTATGTTGAATGACCGAGGTATCCCCAATCCGACGGAATACAAGCGGCTTCATGGTTTACGCTGGCGCACACCTCAAGGCAAGAACAGTACCTTATGGAAATATTATGCTATTTCCGATATGCTGGTAAATGAAATTTATATTGGCAATATGGTACAGGGCAAATATGGGAGTGTGTCTTACAAGACAAAACAGAATAAGCCACGACCTAAAAGTGAGTGGTATATTGTTGAGGGGACACACGAACCAATTATTGACCGTGAATTATGGGATAAAGTTCAAGCGTTGATCGCTCAAAAGGCAAAACCATTTACAGTAGGTACAATCGGGTTATTCGCTAAAAAAGCTCGCTGCATGAACTGCGGTTATGTAATGCGTTCTAACAAACAGGCTGATGGTAGACGTTATTTAGGATGTTCCAGCCGCCATGTTTCTAAGGACGCTTGTATCGGTTCTTTTATTTCTGTACCTAAGTTGGAACAGGCGGTGATTACTGAAATCAACAAACTGTCTGCCGCATATTTGGATATGGATGAGCTGGAACAAAACGTAACCTTTAACAGTGATGTAAAAGGAAAACAGAACGCTCTGAAAGAGGAAATTGCTGCATATCAAAGTAAGATTGCAGAATATACCAAAGGTATCCGTGAATTATATTTAGATAAGGTTAAGGGTATCTTGTCAGAACAGGACTATTTGGATTTATCCAAAGACTTCTCTACTCAAAAAGAAAGGCTTGAGAAACTGGTGATTGATACACAAAAGCAGCTTGACGTTATTGAAAGAAAAATACAAGCTGGCGATAACAAACGTCAGTTAATCGAGCAATACACCAATCTTGAACACTTAGACAGGGAAATTGTTGAAAAGCTGATAGATTATATATTAGTTGGAAAGAAAGACCCTGTAACTAAGGAAGTGCCTATCGAAATACATTGGAATTTCTAG
- a CDS encoding helix-turn-helix domain-containing protein, translated as MMKSTKKCPLFSTISSAADGDEVAIGKILNHYDAYISKASLRPFYDEHGNMYIVVDMELKGRIRAALIEAILGFEVKVK; from the coding sequence ATGATGAAGTCTACAAAGAAGTGTCCGCTATTTTCCACAATCAGCTCGGCTGCTGACGGTGACGAGGTAGCAATCGGAAAGATTTTAAACCACTATGACGCTTACATATCAAAAGCCAGTTTGCGCCCGTTCTATGACGAACACGGAAATATGTATATCGTGGTCGATATGGAACTGAAAGGCAGAATACGAGCTGCGCTGATTGAAGCAATTTTGGGATTTGAAGTCAAAGTGAAATAA
- a CDS encoding RNA polymerase sigma factor: MKPSSFENAIRLQFDCLARKVVGTTVKDYNRELGRRAKRETPFCELPEMELNHIGTCDEYSAEFTAFDVFGNEVRIYDEQLCEAIKELNERRRNILLMSYFLEMTDAEIAEVMEMERFSVCRNRLHTLKLIRDMYEEV, from the coding sequence ATGAAGCCATCTTCTTTCGAGAACGCTATCAGACTCCAATTTGATTGTCTGGCTCGCAAGGTTGTAGGAACAACCGTAAAGGACTATAACCGTGAGCTTGGCAGACGTGCAAAGCGTGAAACTCCATTCTGTGAGCTGCCGGAAATGGAATTAAACCATATCGGCACTTGCGACGAATACTCGGCTGAATTTACAGCCTTTGACGTATTCGGCAATGAAGTCCGTATCTATGATGAACAGCTATGTGAAGCAATCAAAGAATTAAATGAAAGGCGACGTAACATTCTGCTTATGTCCTACTTTCTTGAGATGACCGACGCTGAAATTGCAGAGGTTATGGAAATGGAACGATTTTCCGTTTGTAGAAACAGGCTGCACACATTAAAGCTAATCAGAGATATGTACGAGGAGGTATAA
- a CDS encoding helix-turn-helix domain-containing protein, which produces MRKTEDKYDFRAFGLAIKKARMKQGLTREQVGAKIEIDPRYLTNIENKGQHPSLQVFYDLVTLLNVSVDEIFLPSSDKVKSTRRRQLEQQLDTFDDKDMVIMESVADGIIKSKEVEEI; this is translated from the coding sequence ATGCGTAAAACAGAAGATAAATACGATTTCAGAGCCTTTGGACTTGCTATTAAAAAAGCAAGAATGAAACAAGGTCTGACCCGTGAACAGGTGGGAGCAAAAATTGAAATTGACCCACGCTATCTGACAAACATTGAGAATAAAGGGCAGCACCCAAGTTTACAGGTGTTTTACGACCTTGTAACTTTACTCAATGTTTCCGTTGATGAAATTTTCCTACCGTCTAGCGATAAAGTGAAAAGCACTCGCCGCAGACAGTTGGAGCAGCAACTTGATACTTTCGACGACAAAGACATGGTTATCATGGAAAGTGTCGCTGATGGTATCATCAAATCCAAGGAAGTGGAGGAAATTTAA
- a CDS encoding cysteine-rich KTR domain-containing protein has product MIRTKWILCPICKGKTRSQIRADTVLINYPLYCPKCKQISLISVRKFVITVIKEPDA; this is encoded by the coding sequence ATGATAAGGACAAAATGGATACTCTGCCCTATTTGTAAGGGCAAAACACGAAGCCAGATTAGGGCAGATACAGTTTTAATAAACTATCCCTTATATTGCCCTAAATGCAAACAAATAAGTTTAATTTCAGTAAGGAAATTTGTTATAACTGTAATTAAAGAGCCAGATGCTTAG
- a CDS encoding arsenate reductase/protein-tyrosine-phosphatase family protein produces the protein MSKKKVAFICIHNSCRSQIAEALAKHFAPDIFESYSAGTVKKPYINQSAVRLMKQIYGIDMEKDQYSKLIADIPMPDIAISMGCDVGCPYIGKAFDDNWGLLDPTGQDDEVFKSVITQIEKNVLQLKETLIKV, from the coding sequence ATGAGTAAAAAGAAAGTTGCATTTATATGTATCCATAATTCATGCCGAAGTCAAATTGCAGAAGCTTTGGCAAAGCATTTTGCTCCTGATATTTTTGAAAGCTACTCTGCTGGTACTGTCAAAAAGCCATATATCAATCAAAGTGCCGTTCGGCTTATGAAACAGATTTATGGTATTGATATGGAGAAAGACCAATACTCGAAGTTGATTGCGGATATTCCCATGCCGGATATTGCAATATCTATGGGTTGTGATGTTGGCTGCCCTTATATTGGCAAAGCATTTGATGATAATTGGGGATTGCTTGACCCCACTGGACAGGATGATGAAGTATTCAAAAGTGTAATTACTCAAATTGAAAAAAATGTATTACAGCTTAAAGAAACTCTAATTAAAGTATGA
- the arsB gene encoding ACR3 family arsenite efflux transporter, with amino-acid sequence MSKDKGINVFQKYLSIWVIICMITGVLISKYLPSIPATLNRFEYAKVSIPMALLIWLMIYPMMMKVDFKSIKNVSKNPKGLFVTWITNWLIKPFTMYGIASLFFFVIFKSLITPELATEYLAGAVLLGAAPCTAMVFVWSSLTKGDPAYTVVQVATNDLIILVAFVPIVKFLLGVSNVSVPWDTLMLSVVLFVVIPLIGGMATRYYVIKNKGQNYFENIFLHKFDNVTSIGLLLTLVMIFSFQGKVFLENPLHIVLIAVPLVLQTFLIFAIAYIACHIFKLPYNIAAPAGMIGASNFFELSVAVAIALFGTASPAALATTVGVLTEVPVMLFLVRIANKTKGWFTHE; translated from the coding sequence GTGTCAAAAGATAAAGGTATCAATGTTTTTCAGAAATATTTATCTATATGGGTAATAATATGTATGATTACAGGGGTACTAATCAGCAAATATCTTCCGAGTATTCCTGCCACCTTAAACAGATTTGAATATGCGAAAGTTTCTATTCCAATGGCATTGTTAATATGGCTAATGATTTATCCAATGATGATGAAAGTTGACTTTAAAAGCATTAAAAATGTTAGCAAAAATCCGAAAGGTCTATTTGTCACTTGGATTACGAATTGGTTAATCAAACCTTTTACAATGTACGGTATTGCCAGTTTATTCTTTTTCGTAATTTTTAAATCTTTAATCACACCAGAACTTGCAACAGAGTACCTTGCAGGAGCGGTCTTGCTTGGAGCAGCACCCTGCACAGCTATGGTATTTGTATGGAGTTCACTTACGAAAGGCGATCCTGCATATACCGTGGTACAGGTAGCAACAAACGATTTGATTATACTTGTAGCATTTGTGCCAATCGTAAAATTTTTGCTTGGAGTATCCAATGTTTCAGTCCCCTGGGATACGCTCATGTTATCGGTAGTATTATTTGTAGTTATACCACTAATAGGCGGTATGGCTACCCGATATTATGTAATAAAGAATAAAGGTCAAAATTACTTTGAAAATATATTCCTGCACAAATTTGATAATGTAACCAGTATAGGACTTTTACTAACACTTGTCATGATATTCTCATTTCAAGGTAAAGTGTTTTTAGAAAATCCATTGCATATAGTTTTGATTGCAGTGCCATTAGTTCTACAAACATTTTTAATTTTTGCTATTGCATATATAGCTTGCCATATATTTAAACTTCCCTATAATATAGCTGCCCCTGCCGGTATGATAGGTGCGTCAAACTTTTTTGAGCTTTCCGTTGCAGTAGCGATTGCTCTATTCGGAACAGCTTCACCTGCTGCATTGGCAACAACAGTAGGCGTATTAACAGAGGTTCCTGTTATGTTGTTCCTTGTTAGAATAGCAAACAAAACGAAAGGTTGGTTTACACATGAGTAA
- a CDS encoding thioredoxin family protein, translated as MSLFNHGKKNGEETKMPACACNDGCSTSEATEITNSCCGAANGGICCIKVLGSGCKSCHALLESTKEAIKAMGVTVEVEYVTDMQKIMEYGVMSMPALVVNENVVSMGKVLKPVEVENLLHKLGF; from the coding sequence ATGTCATTATTTAATCATGGAAAAAAGAATGGAGAAGAAACAAAAATGCCCGCTTGCGCTTGTAATGATGGTTGTTCTACAAGTGAAGCAACTGAAATTACTAACTCTTGCTGCGGTGCAGCAAACGGCGGTATCTGTTGTATCAAGGTACTTGGCTCTGGATGTAAGAGTTGCCATGCTCTGTTAGAAAGTACAAAAGAAGCTATTAAGGCAATGGGGGTTACTGTTGAAGTGGAATATGTAACTGATATGCAGAAAATTATGGAATATGGTGTTATGAGTATGCCGGCTTTAGTAGTCAATGAAAATGTCGTTTCTATGGGAAAAGTATTAAAACCTGTGGAAGTTGAAAACTTATTGCATAAATTAGGCTTTTAA
- a CDS encoding permease: MQTLELGWDFFQNEILGMGWLNRLIGVLLNTIGLDTSSRIGGSVQFFLYDTIKIMVLLGVLILIISYIQSYFPPERTKKILGRFHGIWANILAALLGTVTPFCSCSSIPLFIGFTSAGLPLGVTFSFLISSPMVDLGSLVLLMSIFGWKVAIVYVVLGLVIAVVGGTLIEKMHLEDQVEEFIRKGNSVDVPQEELLFKDRMRYAWEQVVSTARKVAPYVLVGVGIGALIHNWIPEHLIVKALGTGNPFGVIIATIAGVPMYADIFGTIPIAEALLAKGAMLGVVLSFMMGVTTLSLPSMIMLKKAVKPKLLGIFVAICTIGIIIVGYFFNAFQYLLV, translated from the coding sequence ATGCAAACACTAGAATTAGGATGGGATTTCTTTCAGAATGAAATCCTTGGAATGGGTTGGTTAAATAGGCTTATAGGAGTCCTGCTAAATACGATTGGTTTAGACACTTCAAGCCGAATAGGTGGCAGTGTTCAATTCTTCTTGTATGATACGATTAAAATAATGGTATTACTTGGAGTATTGATTTTAATAATATCTTATATCCAGAGTTATTTTCCACCAGAAAGAACTAAGAAAATTCTTGGAAGATTTCACGGGATATGGGCGAATATACTAGCCGCTTTACTTGGAACGGTAACACCTTTTTGCTCGTGTTCTTCCATCCCACTATTTATCGGATTTACAAGTGCTGGTTTACCACTTGGCGTAACCTTTTCTTTTTTGATTTCGTCACCAATGGTTGACTTAGGCTCTCTTGTTTTGCTAATGAGTATATTCGGTTGGAAAGTTGCCATTGTGTATGTGGTGCTAGGTCTTGTAATTGCTGTTGTTGGTGGTACATTGATTGAAAAAATGCACCTTGAAGATCAAGTAGAGGAATTTATTCGCAAAGGAAACTCCGTTGACGTACCGCAAGAAGAATTACTATTTAAAGATAGAATGAGATATGCTTGGGAGCAAGTAGTTTCAACTGCAAGAAAGGTCGCTCCTTATGTATTGGTGGGTGTTGGTATTGGTGCTTTAATTCATAACTGGATACCAGAACATTTGATTGTGAAAGCGTTAGGAACAGGAAATCCCTTTGGAGTTATTATTGCTACTATTGCAGGTGTGCCTATGTATGCTGACATATTTGGCACTATTCCTATTGCCGAAGCATTACTGGCAAAAGGAGCAATGCTCGGTGTGGTTTTATCTTTTATGATGGGTGTTACAACACTTTCTTTGCCATCAATGATTATGTTAAAAAAAGCAGTAAAGCCAAAATTATTAGGTATATTTGTAGCAATTTGTACGATTGGAATTATTATTGTAGGTTACTTTTTCAATGCTTTTCAGTACCTACTTGTATAA
- a CDS encoding ArsR/SmtB family transcription factor has product MDLDEKQTAIIFKAFCDENRIKILQLLKTGEKCACKLLEEINVTQPTLSHHMKILCDSGVVTGRKEGKWTHYSISPEGAAYAMNCLLELTRIELQDNKLSCCGK; this is encoded by the coding sequence ATGGATTTAGACGAAAAACAAACTGCAATTATTTTTAAAGCTTTTTGTGATGAAAACCGCATTAAGATATTACAGTTACTTAAAACGGGTGAAAAATGTGCTTGTAAGCTACTAGAAGAAATTAACGTAACACAACCTACTTTATCGCACCACATGAAAATTCTTTGTGACTCTGGTGTTGTTACAGGACGTAAAGAGGGTAAATGGACACATTATTCTATTTCTCCAGAGGGTGCAGCTTATGCAATGAATTGTTTACTAGAGCTTACCAGAATAGAACTTCAAGATAACAAATTGTCGTGTTGTGGAAAGTAA
- a CDS encoding conjugal transfer protein, with product MRFNKKEKEAKPNKTKKVRVLKAGTHKKSVIALWLVLIASVSFGVYKNFTSIDMHTVHEKEVIEQRIVDTNKIENFVKDFAKAYYSWSNNKEAIEARTKAISQYLTKSLQDLNVDTVRSDIPTSSAVNEVKIWNLEQAGTDEYTVLYSVDQTITEGDQNSRNTAAYTVVVHVDGDGNMVITKNPTISRIPAKSGYEPKAAESDGTVDAATTEEVTEFLETFFKLYPAATDKELSYYVAGNALKPVNTDYLYSELINPLFTMDGDKVKVSMSVKYLDQRTKAAQISQFDLVLAEIDGNWKIIK from the coding sequence ATGAGATTTAATAAAAAAGAGAAAGAAGCAAAACCCAACAAGACGAAAAAAGTGCGTGTTCTAAAAGCAGGCACGCACAAGAAATCCGTGATTGCCCTGTGGCTGGTGCTGATTGCCAGCGTCAGCTTCGGGGTGTATAAGAATTTCACCTCCATTGATATGCACACTGTCCATGAGAAAGAGGTCATAGAGCAGCGTATCGTGGATACCAACAAGATTGAAAACTTTGTCAAGGACTTTGCAAAAGCCTATTATTCATGGAGCAATAACAAAGAAGCCATTGAAGCAAGGACAAAAGCCATCAGCCAGTATCTAACAAAGAGTTTGCAGGATTTGAACGTGGACACGGTGAGAAGCGATATTCCCACCAGTTCTGCGGTGAATGAGGTGAAAATCTGGAACTTGGAACAGGCTGGCACAGACGAGTATACCGTCCTCTATTCGGTCGATCAGACCATCACAGAGGGCGACCAGAACAGCCGTAATACTGCTGCTTATACTGTGGTGGTTCATGTGGATGGTGATGGAAACATGGTAATCACAAAGAACCCGACCATCAGCCGGATACCGGCAAAATCCGGCTATGAGCCAAAGGCAGCGGAAAGTGACGGAACGGTGGACGCTGCCACCACAGAGGAAGTGACGGAGTTCTTGGAAACATTCTTCAAGCTGTATCCGGCGGCTACGGACAAGGAGCTTTCCTACTATGTGGCTGGCAATGCGCTGAAACCTGTAAACACTGATTATCTGTACTCCGAGCTAATCAATCCGCTATTTACAATGGATGGGGATAAGGTCAAGGTGTCCATGTCGGTGAAGTATCTCGACCAGCGGACAAAGGCAGCACAGATTTCACAGTTTGATTTGGTGCTGGCTGAAATAGATGGGAATTGGAAGATTATAAAATAA
- a CDS encoding bifunctional lytic transglycosylase/C40 family peptidase, producing the protein MKLRHLALLGGIFTVIISLLLFLFIVTSDDEESGGSSGFDYSGMNLSAEVLKHQPTVEKYAKQYGISDYVNYLLAIMQVESGGTAVDVMQSSESLGLPPNSLGTEQSIEQGCKYFASLLALAKAKGCDINTVVQSYNYGGGFIDYVASHGKKYTFELAVSFAREKSGGVKVTYKNEISIKENGGWRYKYGNMFYVRLVAQYLAVPNFSNATVQAIFNEALKYQGWTYVFGGDNPNTSFDCSGLVQWCYGKAGINLPRVAQDQYDATQHIPLSQAKAGDLVFFHSTYNAGTYVTHVGIYAGNNRMYHAGNPIGYTDLNTSYWQQHIIGAGRVKSN; encoded by the coding sequence ATGAAGCTGCGGCATTTAGCACTGCTTGGTGGGATTTTCACGGTGATTATCAGCCTGCTGTTGTTTCTGTTTATCGTCACATCCGACGACGAGGAAAGCGGCGGCAGCTCCGGCTTTGACTATTCGGGCATGAACCTGTCAGCAGAGGTCTTAAAACATCAGCCGACTGTGGAGAAATATGCGAAACAATACGGCATTTCAGACTATGTGAATTACCTGCTCGCCATCATGCAGGTAGAGTCCGGCGGCACAGCGGTGGACGTTATGCAGTCCAGCGAGTCTTTAGGTCTGCCGCCCAACTCTTTAGGAACAGAGCAGTCCATTGAACAGGGATGTAAGTATTTTGCTTCTCTGCTTGCTTTGGCAAAAGCAAAAGGCTGTGATATAAACACCGTCGTCCAGAGCTACAACTATGGCGGCGGTTTTATTGATTATGTGGCAAGCCACGGAAAAAAGTACACCTTTGAACTGGCGGTCAGCTTCGCAAGGGAGAAATCCGGCGGTGTCAAAGTGACTTATAAAAATGAAATCTCCATCAAAGAAAATGGCGGCTGGCGGTATAAGTACGGAAATATGTTCTATGTCCGGCTGGTGGCGCAATATCTGGCAGTGCCTAATTTCAGCAACGCCACGGTACAGGCAATCTTCAATGAAGCTCTCAAATATCAAGGCTGGACATATGTGTTCGGGGGCGATAACCCGAACACCAGCTTTGATTGCAGTGGTCTGGTGCAGTGGTGCTATGGCAAGGCTGGAATTAACCTGCCGAGGGTGGCGCAAGACCAGTACGACGCAACACAGCACATCCCACTGTCACAGGCGAAAGCTGGTGATTTGGTATTCTTCCACAGTACCTACAATGCCGGAACCTATGTCACCCATGTGGGGATATATGCAGGAAATAACCGTATGTATCATGCCGGAAATCCGATTGGCTATACAGACCTAAACACTTCGTACTGGCAGCAACACATCATTGGTGCTGGACGTGTGAAATCCAACTAA